A stretch of the Solanum dulcamara chromosome 6, daSolDulc1.2, whole genome shotgun sequence genome encodes the following:
- the LOC129893199 gene encoding zinc finger protein ZAT9-like, translating into MGTLWINLKISEKDELEDHHDEKEDVMEFGVTDEDEDIKVEIPKNDDDDKRRICHVCNKGFGSGKALGGHMRIHVQPSKKQLFSGKKDKKSKTREQVYLENCNNDQLLPTCSMCGKNFPSMKSLFGHMRCHPERAWRGIHPPHLKSIDEIHIKKAKKTASATTTTTVTVPGWSVTAKRGRKPNAEEEATNSVSKDEEQLQDAVHHLMLLANGDSIESGVTRHDTPEELEKTNSNSLTSKAETVEFHASESKIADNRKRRKKKMKLRHLNSVGPASVMAATPEKYKCNTCGKSFATHQALGGHKSSHNKFRLVIQNSDVTNVAATSEEAAAISSKLADSKLSSQLNSPGCRILDFDLNELPPDHEAELSGNHEYFPFFPI; encoded by the coding sequence ATGGGGACGCTATGGATAAATCTGAAGATTTCAGAGAAGGATGAGTTAGAAGATCATCATGATGAGAAGGAGGATGTTATGGAATTTGGAGTAACAGACGAAGACGAAGATATTAAAGTTGAGATTCCAaaaaatgatgatgatgataagagAAGGATTTGTCATGTGTGTAACAAAGGATTTGGCTCTGGTAAAGCATTAGGAGGTCACATGAGAATTCACGTTCAACCTTCCAAAAAGCAGCTCTTCTCTGGTAAAAAGGACAAAAAATCGAAAACACGAGAACAAGTATATTTAGAAAATTGCAATAATGATCAGTTGTTACCAACTTGTTCAATGTGTGGTAAGAATTTCCCGTCGATGAAATCGTTGTTTGGACATATGAGGTGTCATCCTGAACGGGCATGGAGAGGAATTCATCCTCCTCACTTGAAATCTATCGACGAGATCCATATAAAAAAAGCGAAAAAAACAGCTTCTGCTACTACTACGACTACTGTTACTGTACCTGGATGGTCAGTGACAGCTAAGCGAGGCCGTAAGCCCAATGCTGAAGAAGAAGCCACTAACTCAGTCTCTAAGGATGAGGAGCAATTGCAGGATGCTGTTCATCATCTGATGCTCCTCGCCAACGGAGATTCAATCGAGTCTGGTGTTACTCGGCATGATACTCCGGAAGAATTGGAGAAAACGAACAGCAATTCTCTTACATCCAAAGCTGAAACTGTGGAATTTCATGCTTCTGAATCGAAGATCGCCGATAACAGGaagagaaggaagaagaagatgaagttgAGGCATCTGAATTCCGTCGGTCCAGCTTCAGTCATGGCGGCGACACCTGAAAAATACAAGTGCAACACTTGCGGAAAAAGCTTCGCAACTCATCAAGCACTTGGTGGGCATAAATCAAGCCACAATAAGTTCAGATTGGTAATTCAAAATTCCGATGTTACTAATGTAGCTGCAACAAGTGAAGAAGCAGCTGCTATCAGCTCAAAGTTGGCTGACAGCAAATTATCAAGTCAATTGAATTCACCTGGATGCAGAATTCTGGATTTTG